A genomic stretch from Fundulus heteroclitus isolate FHET01 unplaced genomic scaffold, MU-UCD_Fhet_4.1 scaffold_389, whole genome shotgun sequence includes:
- the LOC118560109 gene encoding tight junction-associated protein 1-like: MNNYVVERTTPTSPQHGSPDSDKFFPGPYHPPFPSPTPESSSKLDSDSESLLTSLQRHTVYWSRPPGGVRLRPEFLFFSNKISGLPARLPAMPSLSETQEEDLQALNLPPTPEVSQDSQLPSGQGDPASPDPSQPEDTLLPSSQGETDTGADEYNGWEALRVHQSVAHNIHQDNHTVNAVVQAYLYELTMAKELFHTILDGYDEMVEENYELKDQLEAITQYWQGS, from the exons atgaacaactaTGTGGTTGAAAGAACTACTCCAACATCACCGCAGCATGGCTCCCCGGACAGCGACAAATTCTTTCCGGGACCGTACCACCCTCCTTTCCCCTCGCCAACCCCTGAATCCTCTTCCAAACTCGACAGCGACAGCGAGAGTCTCCTCACATCGCTGCAGAGGCATACTGTCTACTGGTCCAGACCCCCCGGAGGTGTGAGACTACGGCCCgagttcttatttttttccaataagATTTCCGGACTTCCAGCCAGGCTTCCCGCCATGccgtctctgtcagagacccaggaggaagaTTTACAAGCGCTGAATCTTCCACCCACCCCTGAGGTATCCCAGGACTCACAACTTCCCTCGGGCCAAGGAGATCCAGCCTCCCCAGACCCTTCTCAACCCGAGGATACGCTGCTTCCATCCAGCCAAGGAGAGACTGACACCGGCGCCGATGAATACAATGGATGGGAAGCGCTTCGGGTTCATCAAAGCG TCGCTCACAACATCCACCAAGACAACCACACAGTCAATGCCGTCGTGCAGGCCTATCTGTACGAATTGACGATGGCCAAGGAGTTATTTCATACAATCCTTGACGGGTATGATGAGATGGTTGAAGAAAACTATGAATTAAAAGATCAACTTGAAGCCATCACGCAGTACTGGCAGGGATCTTGA